In a single window of the Fusarium falciforme chromosome 3, complete sequence genome:
- a CDS encoding Fungal-trans domain-containing protein: protein MFTSPGQMRSRIPMHTLHQDQGAMQFPFRSKAKGKTPTRSDIQHLVSPSGRLSLTELTTSTFDSENKIDRIVNRIEELNQTIQQLSLNQSGPKYHGTALNPQTSQTAFRPTPAASEPTPSNLSLVGESPSYSSKPEYEGESSLFAHAVFATKFLQNSVRNNSSSEVALEMASVLNALRGVIDAQKQESDTVENLYPNALPLPPGTSLRKLPMPSTEKAMACLRMAQGRFVLNNKSQTTDTSKDSPLIQILWLMDLQTIPEFTTRFIKVCTPGPVTEADLIIFYLGLYWLFCECTNVVEDESLKKEYTEQSIICRDSLETVLSRLPFHMPATLEHVLALCMASLYCLQRCKPSAAWNFICAASNLSQSLGLHSSVMLDQETTESKNQKTRLFWCIYTTEKMLALRIGRSSTIRENDITVPSLTPEVLNDPFFNHSFFSQAFPVWIGMSTLQGRVYDEIYSPASLAQPASVRTARARALADETKRLMAVEDDLQIKCEDQVSRKLGNVLSQLCFRSERVTSLSMLTLIYRSIPPDKPGASVFCDECIATARQAVKEHEKSVEIFTSTENQSNYFLLYVNWTLLQSPFIPFIVLFCHMIETSDPSDLPCLRDLVHTLETVTEPSQYSMCQKQLSIFKALYDVAVKYFNIRAAATPEAMLDTRGTGSAGYCTPNPKLPSSVPQMGASNQNVASLSGMLPFSSSGQPVDMAQGQMPMYESRTNQFEPGEFDMGIDQSSAELATWFYANHHMMRMLEDT, encoded by the exons ATGTTTACATCTCCAGGTCAAATGCGATCGCGTATACCCATGCACACACTgcatcaagaccaaggtgCAATGCAATTTCCCTTCAGGTCAAAAGCCAAGGGCAAAACGCCAACGCGTTCTGATATCCAGCATCTAGTGAGTCCATCTGGACGGCTCTCTCTAACTGAGCTGACCACGTCAACATTCGACAGCGAGAACAAGATTGACCGCATCGTCAACAGAATTGAGGAACTCAACCAAACCATTCAGCAATTGAGTCTCAATCAGTCTGGCCCCAAGTACCATGGCACTGCACTTAATCCGCAGACATCTCAAACAGCCTTCCGTCCGACGCCTGCAGCTTCAGAGCCAACCCCGTCCAACCTCAGCCTTGTCGGTGAATCCCCTTCGTATTCTTCCAAGCCAGAGTATGAGGGCGAGTCTTCACTGTTTGCTCACGCCGTCTTTGCGACAAAGTTCCTCCAAAACTCGGTCAGAAACAACTCGTCGTCCGAAGTTGCGCTCGAGATGGCTTCGGTTCTCAACGCCCTCAGGGGTGTCATAGACGCCCAGAAGCAGGAGTCTGATACTGTCGAGAACCTTTATCCAAATGCTTTGCCGCTTCCTCCAGGGACTAGTCTTCGTAAACTTCCCATGCCTTCCACCGAAAAGGCGATGGCGTGTCTCCGGATGGCTCAAGGTAGGTTTGTGCTAAACAACAAGTCCCAGACAACTGACACTTCCAAAGATAGTCCCCTGATCCAAATCCTCTGGCTCATGGATCTTCAAACGATACCCGAGTTCACCACTCGTTTCATCAAAGTATGCACTCCAGGGCCGGTCACAGAGGCAgatctcatcatcttctacCTGGGTCTGTATTGGCTCTTTTGCGAGTGCACCAATGTAGTGGAAGATGAGAGCCTCAAGAAAGAATACACTGAGCAGTCCATCATATGCCGAGATAGTCTCGAGACAGTTCTCTCTAGGCTTCCATTTCATATGCCTGCAACGCTAGAGCACGTATTAGCCTTGTGCATGGCG TCATTGTACTGCCTCCAAAGGTGTAAACCATCAGCGGCATGGAATTTCATCTGCGCAGCCTCTAACCTCAGCCAGTCCCTCGGTCTTCATAGTAGCGTCATGCTGGACCAAGAAACGACAGAGTCAAAGAACCAAAAGACCCGGCTCTTCTGGTGCATCTATACGACCGAGAAGATGCTGGCCCTCCGCATTGGCCGCTCCTCCACCATCCGAGAAAACGACATTACCGTCCCGAGTTTGACCCCTGAGGTGTTGAACGaccccttcttcaaccacaGTTTCTTCAGCCAGGCCTTTCCCGTCTGGATCGGAATGTCAACCCTACAAGGTCGGGTTTACGATGAGATTTATAGCCCGGCTTCTCTTGCACAGCCGGCAAGCGTTCGCACCGCACGAGCGAGAGCCTTGGCCGACGAGACCAAAAGGTTGATGGCGGTTGAAGACGACCTACAA ATCAAATGTGAAGATCAAGTATCACGTAAACTTGGCAATGTCTTGAGCCAGCTTTGCTTTCGCAGCGAGCGGGTTACTAGTCTCTCAATGCTCACCCTTATCTACCGCAGCATCCCCCCTGATAAGCCCGGTGCTTCGGTGTTTTGCGACGAATGCATCGCCACAGCCAGACAAGCAGTCAAGGAGCACGAGAAGAGTGTTGAAATCTTTACCAGCACGGAGAACCAGTCAAACTATTTCTTGCTATATGTCAACTG GACACTTCTCCAATCCCCCTTCATCCCCTTCATCGTCTTGTTCTGTCACATGATAGAGACGTCTGATCCATCCGATCTGCCCTGTCTGCGAGACCTAGTCCACACACTTGAGACGGTGACAGAACCATCTCAGTATTCCATGTGCCAGAAGCAGCTGAGCATATTCAAAGCTCTCTACGACGTCGCAGTCAAATATTTCAACATCAGAGCCGCTGCGACACCAGAGGCCATGCTTGATACGAGAGGAACAGGGTCAGCCGGTTATTGCACGCCAAACCCAAAATTGCCGTCATCCGTACCACAGATGGGGGCAAGCAATCAGAATGTGGCAAGTTTATCAGGTATGCTGCCTTTTTCAAGCAGTGGACAGCCTGTTGATATGGCGCAAGGTCAAATGCCCATGTATGAGTCAAGGACCAACCAGTTTGAGCCGGGAGAGTTCGACATGGGGATAGATCAATCCAGTGCAGAGTTGGCGACGTGGTTCTATGCCAACCACCACATGATGAGGATGCTAGAGGATACATAA
- a CDS encoding N-acetyltransferase domain-containing protein, producing MSLATRQDRLLLVPWDPESPEHVARLVEQRVQCGWNQELVEKKWRDKQKSGHKCIYWITLSPEDPGTQESLQLHFDKFPAEKTPLVDTAATIRAKPRTPTQEPIYPVGHISLDDENVEAAHLGLDFPDTGVYWIKTFYVSKALQSKGIGRAAMDIAEAMAVNEPLCAKTLALDTLHKDSANKMALEETGQIPKTTNHEWYERRGYRLIHKQYNHYWDAHREALDMWTVFLRRDIA from the exons ATGTCTCTGGCAACCCGTCAAGATCGGCTCCTATTGGTCCCCTGGGACCCGGAATCCCCAGAGCACGTTGCGAGACTCGTCGAGCAGCGGGTTCAGTGCGGATGGAACCAGGAACTTGTTGAGAAGAAGTGGCGTGACAAGCAAAAGTCGGGACACAAGTGCATTTACTGGATT ACATTATCACCTGAGGACCCCGGGACACAGGAGTCGCTCCAGTTACATTTTGACAAGTTCCCAGCG GAGAAAACTCCACTAGTCGACACCGCAGCTACTATTCGAGCCAAGCCGCGCACGCCTACTCAAGAGCCGATTTATCCAGTTGGTCACATCTCACTAGATGACGAAAACGTAGAGGCCGCCCATCTTGGCCTAGACTTTCCCGACACTGGCGTTTACTGGATTAAGACCTTTTACGTTTCAAAAGCCCTGCAGAGCAAAGGCATTGGCCGTGCTGCCATGGAtatcgccgaggccatggctgTCAACGAGCCGCTGTGTGCCAAGACTTTGGCACTCGACACTCTGCACAAGGATAGTGCTAACAAAatggccttggaggagacTGGCCAGATACCCAAG ACGACCAACCATGAGTGGTATGAGCGGAGGGGATATCGACTGATTCATAAGCAATACAACCATTACTGGGATGCGCATCGAGAAGCGCTAGATATGTGGACTGTGTTCCTAAGAAGAGATATTGCATAG
- a CDS encoding Protein kinase domain-containing protein, producing the protein MRYGLVAPALCRTLARNPRIGVTICERSLRKLSSMRSGKPFEEENCGNYNPRNFYPARIGETLGGKYELISKLGWGTGSTVWLARATSWLPWQNDRYVSLKITNNTPAVRAAARKELDLTDHIFSVPTSHPGREYIRGILDSFEVEGPHGTHLCMAMEPLRQPLWMLGQQSGLTSWVQPRTIKAVLPSILKSLDYLHSEAGIIHTDLKGDHFMVPFEDTGVLEEYAIRQTANPAPCIQRSGRPIYESRNSFGHLRGDVTYVKLTDFGLAVHGNMKHNHDIQPREYTAPEVMLRAGWTYSADIWNLGLVLWELLGDVNLLSGRIPGHCNFSNKTRFAQMIRLLGPPPSELLARADRGTLSKYYNEQGKFRYPELIPDDMFTLENSTPMLEGQERALFINFARRMLTWLPEQRATAKELLDDPWLKSIGRNRPCGFGYLEDTRLT; encoded by the exons ATGCGGTACGGACTCGTCGCGCCGGCTCTTTGCCGGACTCTCGCCCGTAACCCCCGCATTGGCGTCACCATCTGTGAGCGGAGTCTGAGAAAACTCTCATCTATGCGCAGCGGCAAGCCTTTCGAGGAAGAGAACTGCGGCAACTACAACCCAAGGAACTTTTACCCTGCGCGTATTGGTGAGACTCTTGGTGGAAAATATGAGCTCATCTCCAAGTTGGGATGGGGAACCGGTTCCACTGTTTGGCTTGCGAGGGCTACATCTTG GCTTCCTTGGCAAAATGATCGCTACGTTTCTCTCAAGATCACAAATAACACTCCCGCCGTCCGAGCCGCGGCACGGAAGGAGCTAGACCTGACGGACCACATCTTCTCTGTCCCAACATCTCATCCCGGACGCGAGTACATCCGCGGCATCCTCGATTCTTTCGAGGTCGAAGGGCCTCATGGCACTCACCTTTGCATGGCCATGGAGCCTCTACGACAACCCCTCTGGATGCTGGGACAGCAGAGTGGCCTTACAAGCTGGGTTCAGCCACGCACCATCAAGGCTGTCCTACCAAGTATTCTCAAGTCACTTGACTATCTGCACTCTGAGGCCGGCATCATTCACACTG ATCTCAAGGGCGACCACTTCATGGTTCCTTTCGAAGATACTGGCGTTCTCGAAGAGTACGCCATCCGCCAGACAGCCAATCCAGCGCCCTGCATCCAAAGGAGCGGGCGCCCTATCTACGAATCACGCAACAGCTTCGGCCATCTAAGGGGAGACGTCACCTACGTCAAGCTCACAGACTTTGGTCTCGCCGTCCACGGTAACATGAAACACAACCATGACATCCAGCCCCGAGAGTACACCGCCCCCGAGGTGATGCTCCGAGCTGGCTGGACTTACTCTGCCGATATCTGGAACCTGGGCCTTGTG CTATGGGAGCTCCTTGGAGACGTCAACCTACTCAGCGGACGTATTCCCGGCCACTGCAACTTCTCCAACAAAACCCGCTTCGCCCAAATGATCCGCCTCCTTGGTCCTCCCCCTTCAGAACTTCTCGCCCGCGCCGACCGAGGAACTCTGTCCAAGTACTACAACGAGCAAGGCAAATTCCGATACCCCGAGCTCATCCCCGACGACATGTTCACACTCGAAAACTCAACGCCCATGCTTGAGGGCCAAGAGCGAGCACTCTTTATCAACTTTGCCCGTCGCATGTTGACATGGCTGCCTGAGCAGCGTGCTACGGCCAAGGAGCTGCTCGATGACCCTTGGCTCAAGTCGATCGGCCGTAATAGGCCCTGTGGGTTTGGATATCTCGAGGACACGCGCCTGACCTGA